A stretch of DNA from Methanoplanus endosymbiosus:
AGGGATTTCCGCGAATATACATACACCGATGATATGAGAAGCATTGACTGGAAGGTCTCTGCAAAGCAGGGCAAACTCTTTATCCGGGAATATACCGGAATTGAGGGTGAGGGTGATATGTTCATTGTGGACCTTCCTGATGTTGAGGAATATGGCCGGGATATTGAACCATTAAAAGGTGTTGTCGGCTCAGTTATCTCATCCGGAGATTACAGGGACAAAGTTCTGGTCAGAATTTCCGGCTGCAACCTTGTTGGCATACGCAGGATCAGGTCAGGTGCAGTTCCGGTTAAGAATATTCTAAATGATATCGGCCCGTCTGTTCGGGATGTCCATATGTACAGGTACAGGACAGGTAATATCCGGGGCGATCTGACTGATAGGTATTCTGAAGTTAAATCTGCATTTTCCGGGTATGAGAGGGCATATTCTTTTGAGGAGGAGATCTTTGCTATCTTTGAGAAAAATAATCCGGGGGGGATTAAGATAATGACCGGAGGGACTGGTGATCTGAGCCATATCGGGGTTATTGCAAAGGCTGCATCTAAGAGAGGTATAAAAACTCATTGCTGCATTCCGAAAGATGTTGGGTTTGAGGAGAATCTCAGGAATCTCAGGCAGTTTAAATTCGATATTCTGGAGGCATTATGAATATTATATCAAGGGATTATGCTGATCACGGGATTATCGGGATTTCTGTACTTATCTTTGTGTTGTCTGCATATCTTTCAGAAAATCTGATATATCCTCTGCTGACACTGGCGGTTTTTGCAGGTCTGGTATTTTATATGCGGAGTAAGTATTATTCCGGCATTGTCTGTCCTTTTTTTGTGATTCTTGCCGGGCAGCCTTTTGTATTCTCACTTGCAGAGTCAGGTATGCTCTATGGTTTTTTTATGGAATTTGCCCTCGGATTATATTATATTTTTATGAATGTAGGAAAGAGAAGGGATATTATAGTTTTTTCAGCCGGAATTTTTCTCTTTCTTGCAGTTGGGTATCTGATGGCCGGGTTTTTGAATATTTATCTCTTTACGGTATTTGCCGGAGGGGTGTTGTCTGCAATATTTGCTGCCGGGATTTTTACTGAGCATAATGCCGGAAAGAAAATTAAGAGGAGTGATTAATTATGGGTTTGACTGGTGATATTTCCGGTATGTTTAATCAGGTTATGGGTGATATTAAGAAGAAATCCGGCAGAAGAAAGGATTTTCTTTCAGGCTGGTTTTCGTCTTCCGGCGGGCTTAATTCATACTTTTACGCGGCGGTTGTTCTTGTAGTTTCATCCCTTGTAATGCTCGTTTTGGGGCTTTTAACAGACAGGGGCGATATGACCTCGTCTATGATGATTGTACTCTCCGTTGTTTTGTTCCTTTCAGGTGTTGTCTTTGCGACCTTTACGAAGGATGAAGGGATTGTGCCAGGTATGGCGGCTATGCTGTATCCGGATGCTTCGGTTAATCTGTCCAGGATTTTTGCTGATCTGAGGGTGCATGGTGATGCACATTTTATCCCGTCTGAAGATGGTTTTGTCCAGTTCAGTCCGGTTGCTGCCTTTAAGGGATATCCTGAGGGCGGTTCTGATGTATTCAGGGTTTCTGGTGAGTCTGCCGGAATTTCTGTCAGGCCGGCCTGCTCTTCACTGTATGAGGCACTGTGTGATGATTATGGCTTTGTAATTCCGGATGAGCTGACACCTGATGTCTATTCTGAGATTTTAGGGAATGTTTTTGTGGACCATCTGAGGATTGCCGGAAAGGTTACTGCAAAGCAGGC
This window harbors:
- a CDS encoding DUF58 domain-containing protein; protein product: MRIKNPGLTVILSAVILAAAGVFFRDFNYTIAGFFISGILLLNYHYILLNLKRAALAAEINRSLDKKFVRRGEVVEISASVTVPGDYPFDITAEDVIPAGTEMFTGSNTCEIKGSGSVRYNVTCLAHGSISPAGIRLNLGGFFFSAGILIPEGGRDDITVFPSLKFSDAKSRLFGGKEVDRILPIKGSGIRDFREYTYTDDMRSIDWKVSAKQGKLFIREYTGIEGEGDMFIVDLPDVEEYGRDIEPLKGVVGSVISSGDYRDKVLVRISGCNLVGIRRIRSGAVPVKNILNDIGPSVRDVHMYRYRTGNIRGDLTDRYSEVKSAFSGYERAYSFEEEIFAIFEKNNPGGIKIMTGGTGDLSHIGVIAKAASKRGIKTHCCIPKDVGFEENLRNLRQFKFDILEAL